One Mycobacterium paraseoulense genomic window, GGCGGCTACGATCTACCCTCGAAACCGCGTTCTGCGCGCTAACGGGAAGGAGGTGGCCACGATGATCAACGACGCGTTCGATGTGGGCGTGGCCGCCGCGGCACTGCCCGCGCGCACCTTCCACGCCGCCCACACCGCTACGCCGGCGGCCGCGCTCAAGCATCGCGCCGCCGCCGCCGCGACGCACGCGTCCGCGGGACTCGAGGTCCACCGAATGGCCACCTGACAGCCCGGTTTCACCGAACGGCCACGGACCCGAAGTCAAAGGATCCGTGGCCACAGTTTTAGGGCGTCCAGTTTTCACAGCCCGCAACCTGGTCCGGATCAGAAGAAGGAAGCCCCGACCAGGAAGCAGGTGAGCAGGACATGTCGGTACAGACAGTCGCCCGACAGCCGTCGCCGGTGTTGCCGTGCCACGCCGGCGATCCCGACCTCTGGTTCGCCGAGACCCCGGCCGACCTCGAGCGCGCCAAGGCGCTCTGCGCGGGCTGCCCGATCCGCCGCCAGTGCCTGGCGGCGGCGCTGGAGCGGGCCGAGCCCTGGGGTGTATGGGGCGGGGAGATCTTCGACAGGGGCTCGATCCTGAGCTTCAAACGACCGCGCGGACGTCCCCGCAAAGTCGACGGGGTCGCGGCTTAGACGATCGCGCTGTCGGGCTCGGCGAAGCCGGGGATCAGCTCCTCGGAGAGCGCCTTGATCGGCACCCGCGCGTCCAGCTGGCACAGGATCGCGGCCACCGACGCGATGACGCGCATCGGGATGGCCAGCTTCGGCGGCAGGTCCATCTGCCGGGCGGTCTTGATCTGCGACACCGACCGGTCAATCTGGCCCACGGTCATGCGCTGCAGCCACTTGCGCGTGTAGTGGAATTCGTCGACCTCGATGGGCTCGACGTACTGGCGCAGCATCTCGTCGATGTCGCGCACCGACACCTGCTGGCCCTTCTGGATGAAGCCCACCTTCTCCATCGTCGGCAACAGCAGGTCGTAGTTCTTGTCGCGGGCCAGGCGGATCGTCATCCCGAGCTCGATGGGATAGCCGCCGGGCAGGGGGGCCACGGCGCCGAAGTCGATGACGCCCATCCGGTCGTCGGGCAGCAGCATGAAGTTCCCCGGGTGGGCATCGCCGTGCAGCATCCCCAGCCGGCGCGGCGCGTCGAAGGTGAGCTCGAGCAGCCGGGTGCCGATGAGGTCGCGCTGCTCGCGGGTCCCGTTGCGGATAATCTCCGCCAGCGGCAACCCCTCGATCCACTCCTGGACCACGACCTTCGGCGCGCTGGCCACGACGTGGGGTATCACGAAGTGGGGGTGGCCCTCGTAGGCCTTGGCGAAGGCGCGCTGGTTGTCGGCCTCCAGCCGATAGTCGAGTTCCATCTCGGTGCGTTCGACCAGTTCGTCGACGATGCCCTGGACGTCGGCCCCCGGGGCGAGCTGTTTGACCACGCCGACCATCCGCTGCATGGTTTTCAGGTCGGCACGCAGCGCCTCGTCGGCGCCCGGGTACTGGATCTTGACGGCGACCGCGCGGCCGTCGGACCACACCGCCTTGTGCACCTGGCCGATGCTGGCCGAGGCGATGGGCTTGTCGTCGAACGAACTGAACCGCTCCCGCCACTTGGTGCCCAGCTGGGCGTCGAGCACCCGGTGCACCTTGTTGGCGGGCAGCGGCGGGGCGTCCTTCTGCAGCTTGGTCAACGCCTCGCGGTAGGGCTCGCCGTACTCGTCGGGGATGGCGGCCTCCATGACCGATAAGGCCTGGCCCACCTTCATCGCTCCGCCTTTGAGCTCGCCCAAGACGGTGAACAGCTGGTTGGCGGCTTTCTCCATCAGCTCGGCCTGGACTTCGTCCCTCGATTTGCCGGTCAGCCGTTTGCCGAAGCCGAGCGCCGCGCGCCCGGCGAAGCCGACCGGGATGCTGGCCAGCTTCGCGTTCCGCGCCGCCCGGCCGCGTTTGATGTCTGCCACGTATCCATCATCCATGACGGCCGGCTCGGCTCGCGCTTGATCTTCACAACACCTCGTCCCCGCGCGGCTCCGCGAAGGGCGCATCCGAAGGGCGGCCAGGCCATGTCAGCAAAGCAATCGCAGCACGACGCCGCGGACTCCTTGTTCAGGGCGATCATCGAGACGCTGGACAAACATCGCACCGACCGCACCTTGACCGCGGAGATCCTGCACCAGCTCGCCACGGCCTACGAATCGGTATCGACGAACGTTCCGGACCAGGGGCAGCGGGGTTAGCTCCCGCATCAGCATGCGCACAGCGGGTGCCGGGTCCATTGCCGCGCGACGATCGCGCCGGCGTTGAGATCGAATTCCAGTGTGGCGTTGAGCGTCTGGGGCGGGCCCGGATCGGGTACCGCCTCTTGCCGGCGCACCGCCGCGATCACCCGGTTCACCTGGCTGAGCGCCAGTGCCGCGGTTGCCAGCAGCGTCGCCCGGTCGGCGACCCCGACCGTTTCTCGCAGCTGCGCCGAGATGGCCGGCCAGGCGGCGTCGCGGTCCCGGCGGTGCAAGTCGGCGCAGTCCAGGCAGCTGGTCTTGCCGGGGATGACCAGCGGGCCGACCAGCCCGATGCCGTCGCGGACCCGCACCGGCAGGTGCGGGACACGCTGGGTGTGCAGGTCGCGGACCGTGCGCGGATCGGCGACCAGGTAATCGGACAGCACCATCAGGTCGACGTCGGTGGCGGACACGGTGGCGTGCGGTTGACTGGTGTGCGCGATTCGGGCTCCCGAGCAGCGCAACGCCTCGACCAGCAGGTCCGAGAGCGGGCCGCGGCCGTGGATCCGGATGGACGGTGAACGACCGCGGGACTTCGCGCATTCGGTCGCGACGCCGGCACCGATCAGCCGGGCGACCAGGTCCCTCAGGCCGTCGGCATCCAGCAGGCCGCGGTCGGCGGCGCGGCGCTGCAGCTCCGAGAGCGGCGTCGGTGAGCGCATGGACCGCAGCAACGCGGCCAATTCCGCCGCGCCCAGGCCGCCCGGGCGACGCACCAGCACGGCGCGGCGGGGATCCCAGCCGACCTGCACGGCGCCGTCGGGCCGCAGCAGCACCGGCATGGCCGGGTCCAGCGCGAAGAGAGCAGAGGCCGTCAGCGGCATGGATGCCGACTGTGCCACGCCGGTGGCGATGGGCCCGGTCAGTTATCCACAGAACCGCCGGACCGTCAGGGTTGTCCAGCCGGTGCGGGCGGCGGCGGTGGGCACGGCTTGCCGCCGCGTATTCCAATGATCGTTCCGGTCGTCGTGGTCACCGGTCCGACCGTGACGCCGCAGGGCCAGTTGGCCTGGTTGCCGGGATCATTCGGGTCAGGTGCCGGATCGGCTTGCGCGACCCCGGCGCTGAACGCCAGGGCGACTGTCGCCAGCCCCGCGGCGATGATTGGTTGTCTCCGCATTTGCCCCACCTAATATCTAGCGTCCCTAGCCAGCATGCGTTCCCAGCCTAATGGATCGGGCCGATGCGCTCGACCTCAACGGGACATCGCCCACGCTGCTCGTAGACTTCGAAACGGTGGCGTGCACTATGCGCGAATTACGTTGTGCGCACGCGCATGTTTCATGGGACCGCCGCCCCGGTCAGTTATCCACAGGGCCGGCGTCCGGGCCCTCGGGGTTCTCCTCGAGTTTGGCGATCGCCTCGTCGATACCGCTGGTGTCGCCGCCGATGACCCGGTCGATGAAGCCGGCCGGCTCGTCGAGGTCCTCGGCGTCGGGCAGCAGATCGGGGTGTTGCCAGATGGCGTCGCGGGCATCCATGCCGGCGGCCTCGGTGAGGCGCTCCCACAGCGCGGCGGCTTCGCGCATCTTGCGGGGCCGTAGCTCGAGGCCCACCAGCGTCGCGAACGTCTGCTCGGCCGGGCCGCCGGTGGCGCGGCGCCGGCGCAGCGTCTCGCTGAGCGCGGCCGCCCCCGGAATCCGGTCGCCCAGGGCCGCGGTCACCACCACCTGCACCCAACCCTCGATCAACGCGAGCAGCGTCTCGAGGCGTTCCAGCGCCTGCGTCTGCGCCGGGGTCGCCTTGGGCTCGAAAACGCCCTGCCCCAATAGGTTTTCGATGGCCGCCGGATCGGACAGGGTCGCCGGGTTGAAGTCGCGGGCCAGCTCCTCGATCCCGCTCATGTCGATCTGCATGCCCATCGCGTAGGCCTCCACGGCGCCCAGCAGCTGGCTCGACAGCCACGGCACGTGGCCGAACAGCCGGTGGTGGGCGGCCTCTCGCGCGGCCAGGAACGTCATGATCTCGCTGCGGGGCTGCTCGAGCCCCGAGGCGAACGACTCCACTGCGTCGGGTAGGACGGCGGCAACGCCCTTGGGCCCCAACGGCAGACCGATGTCGGTCGACGTCAGCACCTCGCGGGACAACCGGCCCAGCGCCTGCCCCAGCTGGGAGCCGAAGGCCATGCCTCCCATTTGCGACATCACCGCCATCAGCGGGCCGGCCATGCCCTTGGCCTCCTCGGGCAGCGATGACGCCCATACCGTCGAAATCTGTTGTGCCATTGGGTCGCACAACCGTTTCCAAGTCTCCAACGTGTTGTCGACCCAGTCGGCCGGGCTCCAGCCCACCGCCCTGCTGGTGCCGGCGGGCAGCGCCGTGGCGCCGTCCAGCCAGGTCTCGGCGAGGTGCACCGCGTCGGCGATCGCCGAGTGCGTCGTCGGCGGGATAGGCGCGACGAATCCGATCGAATTCGTCGCCACCCGGCGCGCCAGTTCGTAGTTGACCGGTCCCGAGGTTTCGCCCCCGGCCATCGTGGTGCCCGCGCTGGAAAACATCTGACCCAGCTGGGTGAAGATCTGCCCGAGGTCGCCCATGCCGAAAGCGCCGAACGGATCGGAGCCGCCGGAATCGGGGTCTTTCTTCCCGGGTTTGTCGGGGTCTTCTCCGGGGGAGAAGCCGAAAGGCAGGTCAGCCATACCGTCAACGGTACTCACCGCGGGAACGGAGCGGGCGGTCTCGGGTCAGCTTGTGGCTGAACCGGGGCGGGGGGCTCCGTCTAGTGTAATCGGCGTGAACAGGCGGATTCTGACCTTGATGGTCGCGCTGGTGCCGATCCTGGTCTTCGGCGTGTTGCTCGCGGTGGTGACCGTGCCGTTCGTCTCGTTGGGCCCCGGGCCGACCTTCGACACGCTCGGCGAGGTCGACGGCAAGCAGGTGGTGGCAATCGAGGGCACCACGACGCATCCGACCACCGGGCACCTGAACATGACCACGGTGTCCCAGCGGGACGAGCTGACGCTGGGCGAAGCGCTCACCCTGTGGCTTTCGGGCCAGGAGCAGCTGGTCCCGCGCGACCTGATCTACCCGCCGGGCAAGTCGCGGGACGAGGTCGACAAGGCCAACAACGCGGACTTCAAGGATTCCGAGGACAGCGCCGAGTACGCCGCCCTGGGCTACCTCAAGTACCCGGCGGCGGTGACGGTCGCCAGGGTCACCGATCCGGGCCCGTCGGCGGGCAAGCTGAAGGCCGGCGACGCGATCGACGCGGTCAACGGCGTCCCGGTGGCCGACGTGGACCAGTTCACCGGATTGCTGAAGGGCACCAAGCCCGGCCAGACCGTCATCATCGATTACCGACGCAAGAACGAGCCGGCCGGCGTGACGCAAATTACGCTGGGCGCGAACAAGGATCGCGACTACGGCTTCCTCGGTGTGGCCGTGCTTACCGCGCCGTGGGCGCCGTTCGTCGTCGACTTCAACCTCGCCAACGTGGGCGGGCCGTCGGCCGGCTTGATGTTCAGCCTGGCGGTGGTCGACAAGCTGACCACCGGCGATTTGGCGGGGTCGAAGTTCATCGCGGGGACCGGCACCATTTCGGCCGACGGGAAGGTCGGCCAGATCGGCGGCATCACGCACAAGATGGTCGCCGCCCACGCGGCCGGCGCGACCGTCTTTCTGGTGCCCGCCAAGAACTGCTACGAGGCCAACTCGGACAATCCGTCCGGCCTGCGCCTGGTGAAGGTCGAGACCCTCGGCCAGGCGGTCGACGCGCTGCACGCGATCACGTCGGGGGGCCAGGCGCCGAGCTGCTGAAGCGCGGCCGGGATCGCAGGTCGCGCGATGCGTAGAGTTGTCACCGTCGATCAATCGAGCAGGGAGCGTGGCCAGTGGGGATGCGGCCCACCGCACGGATGCCGAAGCTGACTCGGCGTAGCCGGGTTCTGATCCTGATCGCACTCGGTGTGATCGCTTTGCTGCTCGCCGGCCCCCGGCTGGTCGACGCGTACGTGGACTGGCTGTGGTTCGGTGAGCTCGGCTACCGCTCGGTGTTCACGACCGTGCTGGTGACCCGGTTCGTGGTCTTTCTGGTGGCCGGTCTGCTGGTGGGCGGGATCGTGTTCGCCGGCCTGGCGGTGGCCTACCGCACCCGCCCGGTGTTCGTGCCGAGTAGCGACAACGATCCGGTGGCCCGGTACCGGGCGGTCGTCCTCTCCCGGCTGCGGCTGGTGGGCATCGGGGTCCCGGTCGCGATCGGTCTGCTGGCCGGCATCGTCGCGCAAAGCTACTGGGTGCGGATCCAGCTGTTCCTGCACGGCGGGGACTTCGGCATCCGGGATCCGCAGTTCGGCAAGGACCTCGGCTTCTACGCGTTCGACCTGCCGTTCTACCGGCTGCTGCT contains:
- a CDS encoding WhiB family transcriptional regulator, which translates into the protein MSVQTVARQPSPVLPCHAGDPDLWFAETPADLERAKALCAGCPIRRQCLAAALERAEPWGVWGGEIFDRGSILSFKRPRGRPRKVDGVAA
- a CDS encoding zinc-dependent metalloprotease, encoding MSTVDGMADLPFGFSPGEDPDKPGKKDPDSGGSDPFGAFGMGDLGQIFTQLGQMFSSAGTTMAGGETSGPVNYELARRVATNSIGFVAPIPPTTHSAIADAVHLAETWLDGATALPAGTSRAVGWSPADWVDNTLETWKRLCDPMAQQISTVWASSLPEEAKGMAGPLMAVMSQMGGMAFGSQLGQALGRLSREVLTSTDIGLPLGPKGVAAVLPDAVESFASGLEQPRSEIMTFLAAREAAHHRLFGHVPWLSSQLLGAVEAYAMGMQIDMSGIEELARDFNPATLSDPAAIENLLGQGVFEPKATPAQTQALERLETLLALIEGWVQVVVTAALGDRIPGAAALSETLRRRRATGGPAEQTFATLVGLELRPRKMREAAALWERLTEAAGMDARDAIWQHPDLLPDAEDLDEPAGFIDRVIGGDTSGIDEAIAKLEENPEGPDAGPVDN
- a CDS encoding YlbL family protein, whose amino-acid sequence is MNRRILTLMVALVPILVFGVLLAVVTVPFVSLGPGPTFDTLGEVDGKQVVAIEGTTTHPTTGHLNMTTVSQRDELTLGEALTLWLSGQEQLVPRDLIYPPGKSRDEVDKANNADFKDSEDSAEYAALGYLKYPAAVTVARVTDPGPSAGKLKAGDAIDAVNGVPVADVDQFTGLLKGTKPGQTVIIDYRRKNEPAGVTQITLGANKDRDYGFLGVAVLTAPWAPFVVDFNLANVGGPSAGLMFSLAVVDKLTTGDLAGSKFIAGTGTISADGKVGQIGGITHKMVAAHAAGATVFLVPAKNCYEANSDNPSGLRLVKVETLGQAVDALHAITSGGQAPSC
- a CDS encoding macrolide-binding ATPase MABP-1; protein product: MDDGYVADIKRGRAARNAKLASIPVGFAGRAALGFGKRLTGKSRDEVQAELMEKAANQLFTVLGELKGGAMKVGQALSVMEAAIPDEYGEPYREALTKLQKDAPPLPANKVHRVLDAQLGTKWRERFSSFDDKPIASASIGQVHKAVWSDGRAVAVKIQYPGADEALRADLKTMQRMVGVVKQLAPGADVQGIVDELVERTEMELDYRLEADNQRAFAKAYEGHPHFVIPHVVASAPKVVVQEWIEGLPLAEIIRNGTREQRDLIGTRLLELTFDAPRRLGMLHGDAHPGNFMLLPDDRMGVIDFGAVAPLPGGYPIELGMTIRLARDKNYDLLLPTMEKVGFIQKGQQVSVRDIDEMLRQYVEPIEVDEFHYTRKWLQRMTVGQIDRSVSQIKTARQMDLPPKLAIPMRVIASVAAILCQLDARVPIKALSEELIPGFAEPDSAIV
- a CDS encoding TOMM precursor leader peptide-binding protein, with amino-acid sequence MPLTASALFALDPAMPVLLRPDGAVQVGWDPRRAVLVRRPGGLGAAELAALLRSMRSPTPLSELQRRAADRGLLDADGLRDLVARLIGAGVATECAKSRGRSPSIRIHGRGPLSDLLVEALRCSGARIAHTSQPHATVSATDVDLMVLSDYLVADPRTVRDLHTQRVPHLPVRVRDGIGLVGPLVIPGKTSCLDCADLHRRDRDAAWPAISAQLRETVGVADRATLLATAALALSQVNRVIAAVRRQEAVPDPGPPQTLNATLEFDLNAGAIVARQWTRHPLCAC